A single window of Aphidius gifuensis isolate YNYX2018 linkage group LG1, ASM1490517v1, whole genome shotgun sequence DNA harbors:
- the LOC122851983 gene encoding protein aveugle, producing MMVEETVGVNMKSRSKTTRPRSVYLWNVLDVQKWLRRHCSDYYQMYHEQFLYHDITGRVLLRINENILIRLGIVDEDHRMNIWREIMKLHLKTDMLEIRDIERRNNLNYD from the exons ATGATGGTTGAAGAAACTGTTGGTGTTAACATGAAGTCAAGg agtaAAACTACAAGACCAAGATCTGTTTATTTGTGGAATGTTTTGGATGTACAAAAATGGTTGAGGAGACATTGCAGTGACTATTATCAAATGTATCATGAACAATTCTTATAC CACGATATAACAGGACGAGTACTTTTACGAATAAACGAAAACATCCTTATACGTTTGGGCATTGTTGATGAAGATCACAGGATGAATATTTGGCGTGAAATAATGAAACTACATCTAAAAACTGATATGTTAGAAATTAGAGATATCGAAAGAAGAAATAATCtaaattatgattaa
- the LOC122851992 gene encoding PEST proteolytic signal-containing nuclear protein-like → MSKRNSSQDNRKGLSAYRGEEREDHERDRSPLRPDDRRESSRYAEADSRKQKLAFGFGKKSTTTDQKKGIQIKLGSTSKPAPSPTSIPKTTVASVFNDDDDDDEPEEMPAEARMRMRNIGRETPTSAGPNSFGKTKQGFCDSKKIFEKTLKKAMEDANK, encoded by the exons ATGTCGAAGAGGAATTCAAGCCAAGACAACAGAAAAG GGTTAAGTGCATACAGAGGTGAAGAAAGAGAAGACCATGAAAGAGATCGATCACCATTGAGGCCTGATGACAGACGTGAATCATCCAGATATGCTGAAGCTGATTCGAGAAAACAAAAACTGGCATTTGgatttggaaaaaaatcaacaacaactgatcaaaaaaaagggattcaaattaaattaggATCAACTTCt aaacCAGCACCAAGTCCAACTAGTATACCAAAAACAACAGTGGCTTCGgtatttaatgatgatgatgatgatgatgaaccagAAGAAATGCCAGCTGAAGCAAGAATGAGAATGAGAAATATTGGAAGAGAAACTCCAACATCTGCAGGACCAAATTCTTTTGGTAAAACTAAACAAGGATTTTgtgattctaaaaaaatatttgagaaAACACTTAAAAAAGCTATGGAAGATGCTAATAAATGA